A single region of the Chthonomonadales bacterium genome encodes:
- the fliE gene encoding flagellar hook-basal body complex protein FliE, which yields MRIEPIDRIRAGSAVGAPQPPLHVEEPAEGKSFGEFLGEALGGVNAAQSNSASMVQRFASGERLDIHDVMIAMEQASTAMALTVQVRNKLVEAYQEVMRTQV from the coding sequence ATGCGAATAGAGCCGATCGACCGGATCCGCGCCGGCTCCGCGGTCGGGGCGCCACAGCCGCCCCTCCACGTGGAGGAGCCCGCGGAGGGGAAGAGCTTCGGCGAGTTCCTCGGCGAGGCGCTAGGCGGCGTGAACGCGGCGCAGAGCAACTCCGCCAGCATGGTGCAGCGCTTCGCATCCGGCGAGCGACTGGACATTCACGATGTGATGATCGCGATGGAGCAGGCCAGCACGGCCATGGCGCTGACCGTTCAGGTGCGCAACAAGCTCGTGGAGGCCTACCAGGAGGTCATGCGCACCCAGGTGTAG
- the fliF gene encoding flagellar M-ring protein FliF has protein sequence MRDALRRLREAWENTSQTNRILLAATVAAGLFVGIGTLYWASRPEYVALNPDAAPRDTQAIITYLDGHKVDYRVRADGATIEVPAAQRPKLQMALASEKLLNSGSLGYGLLDKVPFGQTQAMEQLTIKRAAEGELENAIGSLEQVSDARVTYAPGESSPFVTQTREPTASVVVHVKPGYELDKNNVRAIATLVGHAFTGLDPEKVTVVDGQMNQLWPRPDTVAGGLGAAERRAQEREYEEQVARRVQQQVRAVVGADKFTATVSAVLNLDSQREERREVTAGAPRVKETVSEKYSGAGAAGIAAARPASGGAGGPANPPAYAAVDPGAGEAGGTYAGEQSTTTMDNAVTETHIERAPGEVKALAVSLLLDSSVPQETADAIRKDIETLVGAGQSSAAAGRRVSVQRVTLDQSAREAERKAASEAASAERIARWLNYGLPIAVVLIMLLILARSLRSPASRQLALARAAQGALAGAGAGGGQLDIRVGDAPQSTRGATGGDGDEGRVVGVTAAETDHVFEVIPEAFDSNLESILHLSKSSPEIVASLVRGWLSEDKK, from the coding sequence ATGCGCGATGCTCTGCGGCGTCTGCGTGAGGCGTGGGAGAACACCAGCCAGACCAACCGCATCCTCCTGGCGGCGACGGTGGCCGCCGGCCTGTTCGTGGGGATCGGGACCCTCTACTGGGCCAGCCGTCCAGAGTACGTGGCGCTGAACCCCGATGCCGCTCCGCGCGACACGCAGGCCATTATCACTTACCTCGACGGTCACAAGGTCGATTACCGCGTGCGTGCTGACGGCGCCACCATCGAGGTGCCCGCCGCACAGCGGCCGAAGCTGCAGATGGCCCTGGCCAGCGAGAAGCTCCTCAACTCCGGGTCCCTGGGCTACGGCTTGCTGGACAAGGTACCCTTCGGCCAGACCCAGGCGATGGAGCAGCTCACCATCAAGCGCGCCGCCGAGGGCGAGCTAGAGAACGCGATCGGGTCCCTCGAGCAGGTCTCCGATGCCCGCGTCACCTACGCTCCCGGTGAGTCCTCGCCCTTCGTCACGCAGACCAGGGAGCCCACCGCCAGCGTTGTGGTGCACGTCAAGCCCGGCTACGAACTGGACAAGAACAACGTGCGCGCCATCGCGACGCTGGTCGGGCACGCCTTTACGGGCCTGGACCCGGAGAAGGTGACGGTGGTGGACGGGCAGATGAACCAGCTCTGGCCGCGCCCGGACACCGTGGCCGGCGGGCTCGGCGCCGCCGAGCGGCGCGCGCAGGAGCGCGAGTATGAGGAGCAGGTGGCCCGGCGCGTGCAGCAGCAGGTTCGCGCCGTGGTGGGGGCGGACAAGTTCACCGCCACCGTCTCGGCCGTGCTCAACCTCGACTCGCAGCGCGAGGAGCGCCGCGAGGTGACGGCCGGCGCGCCGCGCGTCAAGGAGACCGTCAGCGAGAAGTACAGCGGCGCGGGCGCCGCAGGCATCGCCGCCGCGCGGCCCGCGAGCGGCGGGGCCGGCGGACCGGCCAACCCGCCGGCCTATGCGGCGGTCGACCCCGGCGCGGGCGAGGCCGGCGGCACCTACGCGGGCGAGCAGTCGACCACGACGATGGACAACGCGGTCACCGAGACGCACATCGAGCGCGCGCCGGGCGAGGTGAAGGCGCTCGCCGTCTCGCTGCTGCTGGACAGCTCCGTGCCGCAGGAGACGGCCGACGCGATCCGCAAGGACATCGAGACGCTCGTCGGCGCCGGCCAGAGCTCCGCGGCCGCCGGCCGCCGGGTCTCCGTGCAACGCGTGACGCTCGACCAGAGCGCACGCGAGGCCGAGCGCAAGGCGGCCTCGGAGGCGGCCTCGGCGGAGCGGATCGCGCGGTGGCTCAACTACGGTCTGCCGATCGCGGTCGTGCTGATCATGCTCCTGATCCTGGCGCGCAGCCTGCGCTCCCCGGCGAGCCGGCAGCTCGCGCTAGCGCGAGCTGCCCAGGGTGCGCTCGCGGGCGCCGGGGCCGGCGGCGGGCAACTCGACATTCGCGTGGGCGACGCCCCGCAGTCGACGCGCGGGGCGACGGGCGGCGACGGTGACGAAGGCCGCGTGGTGGGCGTGACGGCCGCCGAGACGGATCACGTGTTCGAGGTCATTCCGGAGGCGTTCGACTCCAACCTCGAGAGCATCCTGCACCTCTCGAAGAGCAGTCCGGAGATCGTTGCCAGCCTGGTGCGGGGCTGGCTGAGCGAAGACAAGAAGTAG
- the fliG gene encoding flagellar motor switch protein FliG produces the protein MPRQQTLPPRQKAAVLLIALGPEVTARLFQHLTEEEVEQLTIEVARLGKVPHGERNAVIAEFREMCMAQEFISEGGIEHAKGFLESAFGADKANGIIDRVIQALQVLPFDFAKKADPTQLLSYLQEEHPQTIALILAHLPPKQSAAVLSGLPQEVRAEVARRMAIMDRTPPEVIREIERVLERKLSSVVTQNFTAVGGVKSLVEVLNYVDRQTERTILEWLSENNPELADEVKKLMFVFEDITVLDDAAIQKVLREVDLKELSLALKSVSEDVQNRIFKNMSERAANMLREDMEFMGPVRLRAVEEAQQRIVGIIRRLEESGEIVIARGGGEEIVV, from the coding sequence GTGCCCAGACAACAGACCCTCCCTCCCAGGCAGAAGGCCGCCGTCCTCCTGATCGCGCTTGGGCCCGAGGTGACCGCCAGGCTGTTCCAGCACCTCACCGAGGAGGAGGTCGAGCAGCTCACCATCGAGGTGGCCAGGCTCGGCAAGGTGCCCCACGGCGAGCGCAACGCCGTCATCGCCGAGTTTCGCGAGATGTGCATGGCGCAGGAGTTCATCTCCGAGGGCGGCATCGAGCACGCAAAGGGCTTCCTGGAGTCGGCCTTTGGCGCCGACAAGGCCAACGGGATCATCGACCGGGTGATCCAGGCCCTACAGGTGCTGCCCTTCGACTTCGCCAAGAAGGCCGACCCCACGCAGCTCCTCTCCTACCTTCAGGAGGAGCACCCGCAGACCATCGCGCTCATCCTGGCCCACCTCCCGCCGAAGCAGTCGGCGGCCGTCCTCTCCGGCCTCCCGCAGGAGGTTCGCGCGGAGGTAGCCCGCCGCATGGCGATCATGGACCGCACCCCGCCCGAGGTGATCCGCGAGATCGAGAGGGTGCTCGAACGCAAGCTCTCCTCCGTCGTGACCCAGAACTTCACCGCCGTGGGCGGTGTGAAGTCGCTCGTCGAGGTGCTCAACTACGTGGACCGGCAGACGGAGCGCACGATCCTCGAGTGGCTCTCGGAGAACAACCCCGAGTTGGCCGACGAGGTGAAGAAGCTGATGTTCGTGTTCGAGGACATCACCGTGCTGGACGACGCGGCCATCCAGAAGGTGCTCCGCGAGGTTGACCTCAAGGAGTTGTCGCTGGCGCTGAAGTCGGTGAGCGAGGACGTGCAGAATCGCATCTTCAAGAACATGTCGGAGCGCGCGGCCAACATGCTGCGGGAGGACATGGAGTTCATGGGGCCGGTTCGACTGCGGGCGGTGGAGGAGGCCCAGCAGCGCATCGTGGGCATCATTCGGCGGCTGGAGGAGAGCGGCGAGATCGTGATCGCGCGCGGCGGCGGGGAGGAGATCGTTGTCTGA
- the fliI gene encoding flagellar protein export ATPase FliI, producing MPGSTRRWVRSRRPCSAWPGRRDERARRADGELAVSVRTCEGGWPRVDLEAYCEFVRGFDPVKVNGRVTDVIGLVIESAGPSAMIGEVCSVRRGRQGTSIPAEVVGFRGSRVLLMPLAPMEGIRAGSEVVATRSSHRVAVGEALLGRVLDGLGEPADGGPLPACSALYPVQAPPPGALGRARITEPLSLGVRAIDGCLTVGRGQRIGIFAGSGVGKSTVLGMIARNTSADVNVIALTGERGREVRDFIEESLGEAGLRRSVVIVATSDQPALVRIKSALVATAVAEYFRDQGADVMLMMDSVTRLAMAQREVGLAIGEPPATRGYTPSVFALLPRLLERAGTSERGSITGLYTVLVEGDDMNEPVADAVRGILDGHIVLSRALAQQNHYPAIDVLQSVSRLMPSIASPEHMAAAGELRFLLATYREAEDLINIGAYVDGTNPRIDRARRCIEAIRAFLRQRPDEPCTFEQARDALAPLLAA from the coding sequence ATGCCCGGATCGACACGCAGGTGGGTGAGATCGAGACGGCCCTGCTCGGCATGGCCCGGGAGGCGCGATGAGCGTGCGCGCCGGGCCGACGGGGAACTGGCCGTGTCGGTGAGGACGTGCGAGGGCGGCTGGCCCCGCGTCGATCTCGAGGCATACTGCGAGTTCGTGCGCGGGTTCGACCCGGTGAAGGTGAACGGCCGCGTGACGGACGTGATCGGGCTGGTCATCGAGTCGGCCGGACCGAGCGCGATGATCGGCGAGGTGTGCAGCGTTCGCCGCGGCCGGCAGGGGACCTCCATCCCTGCCGAGGTGGTGGGCTTCCGCGGCAGCCGGGTACTGCTGATGCCGCTCGCGCCCATGGAGGGCATCCGGGCCGGCAGCGAGGTGGTGGCCACGCGCTCTTCCCACAGGGTGGCCGTGGGTGAGGCGCTGCTCGGACGCGTGCTCGACGGGCTCGGCGAGCCGGCCGATGGCGGCCCGTTGCCAGCCTGCTCGGCGCTCTACCCCGTGCAGGCACCGCCGCCGGGCGCGCTCGGACGGGCGCGCATCACGGAGCCCCTGTCGCTGGGCGTTCGCGCCATCGACGGCTGCCTGACCGTGGGGCGCGGTCAGCGCATCGGCATCTTCGCCGGCTCCGGTGTCGGAAAGAGCACCGTGCTCGGCATGATCGCCCGCAACACCAGCGCCGACGTGAACGTGATCGCGCTCACCGGCGAGCGTGGGCGCGAGGTGCGCGACTTCATCGAGGAGTCCCTCGGCGAGGCGGGGCTTCGCCGCTCCGTCGTAATCGTGGCGACGTCCGACCAGCCGGCGCTCGTACGCATCAAGTCGGCGCTCGTGGCGACCGCCGTGGCCGAGTACTTCCGCGACCAGGGCGCCGACGTCATGCTCATGATGGACTCGGTCACGCGCCTCGCCATGGCGCAGCGGGAGGTTGGTCTGGCCATCGGCGAGCCGCCCGCCACGCGCGGCTACACGCCCTCCGTGTTCGCGCTGTTGCCGCGCCTCCTTGAGCGCGCCGGGACCTCCGAGCGCGGCAGCATCACCGGACTGTACACGGTGCTCGTGGAGGGCGACGACATGAACGAGCCAGTGGCCGACGCGGTGCGAGGCATCCTGGACGGGCACATCGTGCTGTCGCGGGCGTTGGCGCAGCAGAACCACTACCCGGCGATCGACGTGCTTCAGAGCGTCTCGCGGCTCATGCCGTCCATCGCCTCGCCCGAGCATATGGCCGCCGCGGGCGAGCTTCGCTTCCTCCTGGCGACCTACCGGGAGGCCGAGGACCTGATCAACATCGGCGCGTACGTCGATGGCACGAACCCGCGGATCGACCGCGCGCGTCGCTGCATCGAGGCGATCCGCGCGTTCCTGCGGCAGCGGCCGGACGAGCCATGCACGTTCGAGCAGGCGCGCGACGCGCTGGCGCCGCTCCTAGCCGCCTGA
- the fliJ gene encoding flagellar export protein FliJ, with the protein MGRFHFKLEAVLGYRRTVEEQRLRALAAVQAELAACGARLDALRAERSQTLDEWPTRVDVIDAGRREAYLASLCARIEGEERVRESIEERLSVARAALLAARQAAEALETLRERALDAHRRDALLREQAALDEAAVLRHARAAAADGRGS; encoded by the coding sequence TTGGGGCGTTTCCACTTCAAGCTGGAGGCGGTGCTGGGCTACCGGCGGACCGTGGAGGAGCAGAGGCTGCGGGCTCTCGCCGCAGTGCAGGCGGAGTTGGCGGCCTGCGGCGCGCGGCTCGATGCCCTCCGCGCGGAGCGCAGCCAGACGCTGGACGAGTGGCCCACGCGCGTTGACGTCATCGACGCCGGGCGGCGCGAGGCCTACCTGGCCTCGCTGTGTGCGCGCATCGAGGGTGAGGAGCGCGTTCGCGAGAGCATCGAGGAGCGCCTGAGCGTGGCGCGGGCGGCGCTCCTGGCGGCCCGGCAGGCGGCCGAGGCGCTCGAGACGCTGCGGGAGCGCGCGCTGGACGCGCATCGCCGCGATGCCCTGCTTCGGGAGCAGGCCGCGCTGGACGAGGCCGCCGTGTTGCGCCACGCGAGGGCCGCCGCGGCAGACGGGAGAGGATCGTGA
- a CDS encoding lytic transglycosylase domain-containing protein → MVSLESVALRVRDIEERIRSFSADAPAAPPAPASQTDAAGIGPADLPLVARTGAPPPQPFNVALARAQGIVSVRPSGGDALSAFEPIIARHSAEYGIDPALVRAVITAESSGDPRSVSSKGAMGLMQLMPDEVKGYGITDPFDPDQNIRGGVRQLAEKLRLFGGDVRLALAAYNAGSGAVRKYGGVPPYAETQRYVTRVLALRDQR, encoded by the coding sequence ATCGTGAGTCTGGAGAGCGTTGCCTTGCGCGTGCGCGACATTGAGGAGCGGATCCGCTCCTTCTCGGCCGATGCGCCGGCCGCGCCGCCGGCGCCGGCCAGCCAGACCGACGCGGCCGGCATCGGTCCGGCCGATCTGCCTCTCGTCGCCCGCACGGGGGCACCCCCGCCGCAGCCCTTCAACGTGGCGCTCGCGCGGGCCCAGGGGATCGTGAGCGTGAGGCCGTCGGGCGGAGACGCGTTGTCGGCCTTCGAGCCGATCATCGCCCGGCATAGCGCCGAGTACGGCATTGACCCCGCGCTCGTACGCGCCGTGATCACGGCAGAGTCGAGCGGGGACCCTCGCTCTGTCTCGAGCAAGGGGGCGATGGGCCTGATGCAGCTCATGCCGGACGAGGTGAAGGGCTACGGAATCACGGACCCGTTTGACCCTGACCAGAACATCCGCGGCGGCGTGCGCCAGCTCGCGGAGAAGCTGCGTCTGTTCGGAGGTGACGTGCGCCTGGCGCTGGCCGCGTACAATGCCGGCAGCGGCGCGGTGCGTAAGTATGGCGGCGTGCCTCCCTATGCCGAGACGCAGCGCTACGTGACGCGGGTGCTGGCGCTGCGTGACCAGCGGTAG